TTATAATTACTTCAGAATCACTGGGGTTGGGTCCCATTTTGAGTTTAACATCATCATTACATTCCATAACACAcctttgtaatttattttgaagGTGATCCATTTCGGTTTGTACATACGATTGGGCCCAATTTATTCTTACAGAACAGCTTTCTACACATTTCTGAACTTTTTCTAGAGACGCTTCTTTATTTTCACAACAAACAGCAGCACAACGATGCATATCAGCcttataattattgtaattagcATTTCAgtctaatttttaaatattattatgaatttcaCACATTTTAGAGAATGATATAATGTACAAAACCTCATGACTTACCTGCATCTTTCTCAAATAATGTAAATCCAAATCATTCAGTAGTTTGGTCATTTCTTGTTCGATTCTTTGCCGTTGTATCTCAACCATTGtgaacaaattttgtaaaattatattttacaagtGTTTGatacttattttgatttttgattcaaaatttaagaataaataaaaggCAAATTagtgataaaatttgaaattacataaCCTCTATGATTTCTTCTtcaatcataattatatataaaacacCGTATATTTGTACAGTCATCAAGTGacaagtttttgtttaaaaaagtaaattaaa
This genomic interval from Diorhabda sublineata isolate icDioSubl1.1 chromosome 7, icDioSubl1.1, whole genome shotgun sequence contains the following:
- the LOC130446625 gene encoding protein FAM136A-like, with product MVEIQRQRIEQEMTKLLNDLDLHYLRKMQADMHRCAAVCCENKEASLEKVQKCVESCSVRINWAQSYVQTEMDHLQNKLQRCVMECNDDVKLKMGPNPSDSEVQKFTALFETCATKCVDTQVEYIPSLLNRMKANISKQQT